ATTTGCTGGTGCTGGCGCGCCACCAGGTCGCGCGTGATTTTGGTGGACTGGAAGCCGCCCAGGGCGATGAGGTCCACGCCGCGATCCTGGACCTCTTTCGGGACGACCGTCTCGACGCTGCCGGTGATGAGCACCTCCTCAATGACGACTTTCTGGTCGAGGGCGCGTTCGCGGACTTCGGCGAGTTGACGGCGGGCGCTTTCCTCGAGTTCCTTTTCGAACTCTCCCATTTCAGCATCGACGAGGATCTTCACGTTCAACAGTTGCCGCAGCGTCTCGGTGTCAACGACGGCGAGGGCCGTGAGGCGAGCCCCCAGCGCGCGCGCGAGTTCAATGGCCCTGTCGGCGGCATGGAAGGACGCCTCCGTGCCATCGACGAGGACGAGGATGTGGTTGACGGGCGGTTTAGCCATGGCTCATGCCCCTTTCGAACGCGGCGGCGAGGCGGTCCTTGATCATGCGGAGGATGACGAACGACTCGCGTTCGCGGTCTTCCAGGCTCGAGACGATGTAGGAACAGGTCTGTGTGTAGTTCGGGATGAAGATTTTCGAGAGCGCATTCGTGCGGCGCTGGGTTTTCTTAAGTTCCCGGGCCAGCCGGAGCACTGCGTTTTCGAGTTCCGCGAGTTCTCCGACGAGGCGCAGGATCTCGGCAAATCGCTGCATGGTGATGTCGGTGTGGGCGCTCGTGCCGACCACGCCGAACTGCGCGCTCGGCGGCTCGGTGCGCACGCTGACCGCCGGCACGCGGATGCCCATCAGCGGCTGGTCCTTCAGGTCGGCCTCGTGCTGAAGGCGGACGGCGAGGGTCGCCCGGTCCATGGCGTCGGAGCCTATCTCCAGGATCGCTTCGGCGAGGGCGGCGTAGGCGCGGGCGAGAGACTCGGCGACGCGGCGTTCGGCGTCGCGTGCGCGGCCGAGGCGGCTCATGAGTTCGAACGTCAGAATCTGGCGCTTCTGATCCAGCAGGTCGAACCCTTCGCGCGCAAAGTCCAGTTGGCGCCTGAGCGCCAGGTAACTGGACTTGGTGGGCGGCACGTTGAGTTTAGCCATCGGTACGCGCTCCCCTTCGGGTCGCGGCTAAGCGTACGGCTAACGGGTCGCGGTAATGCCGGTTCAGGAGTTCCTCGCTGAGGCGATGGAGTTCATCGCGCGGGAGCATCGAGAGGACGTCCCAGCCGATCTCGAGCGTCTGTTCAATGGAGCGGTTCTCGTACTCGCCCTGGCTGAGGAACCGTCGCTCGAACGCGTCGCCGAACTCCAGGTATTGTTTGTCCAGGAGTCCGAGTTCTTCCTCGCCGATGACGTCCGCCAGTCCACGGACGCGTTTCACATGGGCGTAGCCGGCGAACAGTTGGCTCGCCAAGGCCGCATGGTCGTCGCGCGTTTGGCCTTTGCCGACGCCGTCCTTCATCAGCCTTGAAAGGCTGGGCAGGCCGGCGATCGGCGGATAGATGCCGCGCTGGAAAAGGTCCCGTTCCAGAACGATCTGGCCCTCGGTGATGTAACCCGTCAGGTCGGGGACGGGGTGGCTGATGTCGTCGGCGGGCATCGTGAGGATGGCCATCTGGGTGATGGAGCCCTCGGATTCTCCGATGCGGCCGGCGCGTTCGTAGATGCCCGCGAGGTCCGAGTAGAGGTACCCCGGGTATCCTTTTCGTCCGGGGATTTCGCCGCGGGCCGTCCCGACCTCCCGCAGGGACTCGCAGTAGTTCGTCATGTCGGTCATGAGGACGAGGACATGCTGGTTCTCGTCGAAGGCGAGGTGCTCGGCCAGGGTGAGTGCGACTCTCGGCGTCAGGAGCCGCTCGACGCTCGGGGCATCGGCCAGCGAGAGGAACATGGCGGAGCGCGCCAGGGCCCCCGAGTCCTCGAAGTTCCGGACGAAGAAGTCGGCGACGTCGTGCTTGACGCCCATGGCGGCGAAGACGATGGAAAACTCGACCCGCTTCTCCAGGAGCCTCGCCTGGCGGATGATCTGGGCGGCGATGCGATCGTGCGGCAAGCCGTTGCCCGAAAAGATCGGCAGTTTCTGCCCGCGCACGAGCGAGTTCATGCCGTCGATGGCCGACAGGCCCGTCTGGATGAACTCGCGGGGGTATCGGCGGGCTTGGGGATTAATGGGCAGGCCGTTGATGTCGCGGCGGTCGGCGGAGAGGGGCGGCGGTCCGCCGTCGGCGGGCCGGCCCAGGCCGTCGAAGATCCGTCCGAGCATCCGGCGCGAGACCGGCAGGCGCAGGCTTTCGCCGAGGAACCGGACGCGGGTATCCCGGTTCGAGAGGCCCTCGGTGCCCTGGAAGACCTGGATGACGGCGGCGGCGTCGGAGATGTCGAGGACGCGTCCGAGGCGAGGCCGGCCGTCGGGCCCGATGATTTCCACGAGTTCGTCGTATCCCACGTTGCGGACCCGCTCGACGACGACGAGCGGCCCGTCGATGCGCCAGGCGCCGACGTATTGGAGCCCGTGGTCCTGAATGTCCGGCAACTTGTTCGACACGCGCAAGTCCCCTATTTGGCGTATTCGCGTTCGAGGGCGTCGAGTTGGGCGGCAACGCGTGCCTCGAACTCGGCGAGTTTATCCATTTCGTCGTTGCCGACGGCGTTCTTGATTCGCATGAGTTCCGGCACGCATTCGAGCCGGCGCAGGCGCTCGAGCGGCGCCCCGGCCTGGATCACCTGCTGCCCCCGGCGATAGAGCATCAGAATGATCCGCAGGAGGGCGACCTGGCGCTTGGGCGAACAGTAGGCGTCCTTTTCCTCGAAGGCGCTCTGCGTCAGGAAGCCGTCCTTCAAAAGTTCGGCGACGAAGAGGATGAGGCGCTGCGCGTCGGGCAGGACGTCGGGCCCGACGAGTTTGACGATCTGCTGGAGCCGTTCCTCGCGCTGAAGGACCTTAAGGGCCTCCTGCCTCAGGTCCGCCCAGTCGGGGGCCTGGCGCTGCCACCAGTCGGCCACGTCCTCGACGTACTCGGAGTAGGAGCGGAGCCAGTGGATCGCGGGATAGTGGCGGGCGTTCGCGAGTTCGGTGTCGAGGGCCCAGAAGCAGCGGATGAAGCGTCGCGTGTGCTGGGTGACGGGCTCGGAGAAGTCGCCGCCGGGGGGGCTGATGGCGCCGACGATGCTGACGCTGCCGCGCTCGCCGTCGAGCGTCACCACCGCCCCGCCTCGCTCGTAAAACTGGGCGAGGCGCGTGGGCAGCGACGCCGGGAACCCTTCCTCGGCGGGCATTTCCTCGAGGCGTGCGGCCAGTTCGCGGAGGGCCTCGGCCCATCGGCTCGTGGAGTCGGCGAAGACGGCGACGTTCCGGCCCTGGTCGCGGTAGTACTCGG
This is a stretch of genomic DNA from Planctomycetota bacterium. It encodes these proteins:
- a CDS encoding V-type ATP synthase subunit B, producing the protein MSNKLPDIQDHGLQYVGAWRIDGPLVVVERVRNVGYDELVEIIGPDGRPRLGRVLDISDAAAVIQVFQGTEGLSNRDTRVRFLGESLRLPVSRRMLGRIFDGLGRPADGGPPPLSADRRDINGLPINPQARRYPREFIQTGLSAIDGMNSLVRGQKLPIFSGNGLPHDRIAAQIIRQARLLEKRVEFSIVFAAMGVKHDVADFFVRNFEDSGALARSAMFLSLADAPSVERLLTPRVALTLAEHLAFDENQHVLVLMTDMTNYCESLREVGTARGEIPGRKGYPGYLYSDLAGIYERAGRIGESEGSITQMAILTMPADDISHPVPDLTGYITEGQIVLERDLFQRGIYPPIAGLPSLSRLMKDGVGKGQTRDDHAALASQLFAGYAHVKRVRGLADVIGEEELGLLDKQYLEFGDAFERRFLSQGEYENRSIEQTLEIGWDVLSMLPRDELHRLSEELLNRHYRDPLAVRLAATRRGARTDG
- a CDS encoding universal stress protein, producing the protein MAKPPVNHILVLVDGTEASFHAADRAIELARALGARLTALAVVDTETLRQLLNVKILVDAEMGEFEKELEESARRQLAEVRERALDQKVVIEEVLITGSVETVVPKEVQDRGVDLIALGGFQSTKITRDLVARQHQQ
- a CDS encoding V-type ATP synthase subunit D, whose protein sequence is MAKLNVPPTKSSYLALRRQLDFAREGFDLLDQKRQILTFELMSRLGRARDAERRVAESLARAYAALAEAILEIGSDAMDRATLAVRLQHEADLKDQPLMGIRVPAVSVRTEPPSAQFGVVGTSAHTDITMQRFAEILRLVGELAELENAVLRLARELKKTQRRTNALSKIFIPNYTQTCSYIVSSLEDRERESFVILRMIKDRLAAAFERGMSHG